In one window of Osmia lignaria lignaria isolate PbOS001 chromosome 11, iyOsmLign1, whole genome shotgun sequence DNA:
- the LOC117604000 gene encoding tachykinin-like peptides receptor 99D isoform X2, with translation MQALDVFVNSTSDPWNITLWTDDYGYYNNTTDTDLQQRNQFILPWWRQMIWTLLFAGMIIVATGGNLIVIWIVLAHKRMRTVTNYFLVNLSIADAMVSTLNVTFNYIYMLNSHWPFGTLYCKICQFIAVLTICASVFTLMAISIDRYMAIMNPLRPHMGRRATLCVAIVIWIVGAILSLPMLLFYTTYTQNFANGEVRVICYGDFPNKDQDGLSYGEYLYNVIFTVLTYFLPIGSMTFTYARIGLELWGSQSIGENTAGQLESIRSKRRVVKMMIVVVVIFAVCWLPFHVYFIIVSYFPEITNKPYIQEVFLGIYWLAMSNSMYNPIIYCWMNSRFRRGFARFFSWCPGVNVPAEPSLSRSEALTSRYSCTGSPQTHTRISRNGTARIPLYQQSSRGGNDRFLAHHRGRKWKTSQTKGHVS, from the exons ATGCAGGCCCTCGACGTTTTCGTTAATTCTACGTCAGATCCTTGGAATATCACCCTATGGACGGACGATTACGGTTATTACAACAACACGACTGATACGGATTTACAACAGAGAAATCAGTTTATACTTCCATGGTGGAGACAAATGATCTGGACGTTATTGTTCGCCGGTATGATCATCGTCGCTACCGGTGGCAATCTGATAGTGATTTGGATCGTGTTGGCTCACAAACGAATGCGAACCGTAACCAATTATTTCTTGGTGAATTTGAGCATCGCTGACGCTATGGTGTCTACGTTGAATGTCACGTTCAATTACATCTACATGCTGAATAGCCACTGGCCCTTTGGCACCCTCTATTGCAAGATCTGCCAATTCATCGCGGTGCTCACTATATGTGCCAGCGTCTTCACCTTAATGGCGATTTCTATCGACAG ATACATGGCCATCATGAACCCTTTGAGGCCTCACATGGGAAGAAGAGCTACGTTATGCGTAGCAATCGTCATCTGGATCGTAGGAGCCATTCTATCGTTACCAATGTTGTTATTTTACACAACGTACACGCAGAACTTCGCAAACGGTGAAGTACGAGTAATCTGCTACGGTGATTTTCCTAACAAGGACCAAGATGGTCTCAGTTACGGCGAATACCT GTACAATGTAATTTTTACGGTACTGACATACTTTCTGCCAATTGGATCGATGACTTTTACCTACGCCAGAATCGGATTGGAATTATGGGGATCCCAAAGCATCGGTGAAAATACAGCAGGACAATTGGAGAGTATACGAAGTAAACGAAGG GTTGTAAAAATGATGATCGTGGTGGTGGTCATATTCGCGGTATGCTGGTTACCATTTCACGTGTATTTCATCATAGTTTCATATTTTCCTGAGATCACGAACAAACCATACATCCAAGAGGTTTTCTTAGGCATCTACTGGCTCGCGATGTCTAACAGCATGTACAATCCCATAATCTACTGCTGGATGAATTCCAG ATTTCGACGAGGATTCGCTCGCTTTTTCTCCTGGTGTCCCGGGGTGAACGTGCCAGCAGAGCCCTCGTTATCGCGATCAGAAGCGCTAACATCTCGCTACAGCTGCACCGGAAGCCCTCAAACGCACACCCGGATATCACGGAACG gCACGGCACGAATACCTTTGTACCAGCAATCATCGAGGGGAGGGAACGATCGATTTCTGGCCCATCATCGTGGGAGAAAATGGAAAACCTCGCAGACCAAGGGTCACGTGTCTTGA
- the LOC117604000 gene encoding tachykinin-like peptides receptor 99D isoform X1, whose translation MQALDVFVNSTSDPWNITLWTDDYGYYNNTTDTDLQQRNQFILPWWRQMIWTLLFAGMIIVATGGNLIVIWIVLAHKRMRTVTNYFLVNLSIADAMVSTLNVTFNYIYMLNSHWPFGTLYCKICQFIAVLTICASVFTLMAISIDRYMAIMNPLRPHMGRRATLCVAIVIWIVGAILSLPMLLFYTTYTQNFANGEVRVICYGDFPNKDQDGLSYGEYLYNVIFTVLTYFLPIGSMTFTYARIGLELWGSQSIGENTAGQLESIRSKRRVVKMMIVVVVIFAVCWLPFHVYFIIVSYFPEITNKPYIQEVFLGIYWLAMSNSMYNPIIYCWMNSRFRRGFARFFSWCPGVNVPAEPSLSRSEALTSRYSCTGSPQTHTRISRNGTSSCTSLERPCTTSSTTPTSESCFEHDDAHMNARNSYIDLHVLTNSLVVGETNVDASRET comes from the exons ATGCAGGCCCTCGACGTTTTCGTTAATTCTACGTCAGATCCTTGGAATATCACCCTATGGACGGACGATTACGGTTATTACAACAACACGACTGATACGGATTTACAACAGAGAAATCAGTTTATACTTCCATGGTGGAGACAAATGATCTGGACGTTATTGTTCGCCGGTATGATCATCGTCGCTACCGGTGGCAATCTGATAGTGATTTGGATCGTGTTGGCTCACAAACGAATGCGAACCGTAACCAATTATTTCTTGGTGAATTTGAGCATCGCTGACGCTATGGTGTCTACGTTGAATGTCACGTTCAATTACATCTACATGCTGAATAGCCACTGGCCCTTTGGCACCCTCTATTGCAAGATCTGCCAATTCATCGCGGTGCTCACTATATGTGCCAGCGTCTTCACCTTAATGGCGATTTCTATCGACAG ATACATGGCCATCATGAACCCTTTGAGGCCTCACATGGGAAGAAGAGCTACGTTATGCGTAGCAATCGTCATCTGGATCGTAGGAGCCATTCTATCGTTACCAATGTTGTTATTTTACACAACGTACACGCAGAACTTCGCAAACGGTGAAGTACGAGTAATCTGCTACGGTGATTTTCCTAACAAGGACCAAGATGGTCTCAGTTACGGCGAATACCT GTACAATGTAATTTTTACGGTACTGACATACTTTCTGCCAATTGGATCGATGACTTTTACCTACGCCAGAATCGGATTGGAATTATGGGGATCCCAAAGCATCGGTGAAAATACAGCAGGACAATTGGAGAGTATACGAAGTAAACGAAGG GTTGTAAAAATGATGATCGTGGTGGTGGTCATATTCGCGGTATGCTGGTTACCATTTCACGTGTATTTCATCATAGTTTCATATTTTCCTGAGATCACGAACAAACCATACATCCAAGAGGTTTTCTTAGGCATCTACTGGCTCGCGATGTCTAACAGCATGTACAATCCCATAATCTACTGCTGGATGAATTCCAG ATTTCGACGAGGATTCGCTCGCTTTTTCTCCTGGTGTCCCGGGGTGAACGTGCCAGCAGAGCCCTCGTTATCGCGATCAGAAGCGCTAACATCTCGCTACAGCTGCACCGGAAGCCCTCAAACGCACACCCGGATATCACGGAACGGTACGTCCTCCTGCACCTCCTTGGAACGTCCTTGCACCACATCGTCCACGACACCCACGAGCGAGTCATGCTTCGAACACGACGACGCCCACATGAATGCACGAAACTCTTACATAGATTTGCACGTGCTCACCAACAGCCTCGTTGTTGGTGAGACCAATGTCGACGCGAGCCGCGAGACGTAA